TGGCACAAGGCTGAAATCGTTATTGGTAAATCGGGCGTTGAAGCTACTGAACGGAGTGGTGCCGCAACGGTTGTGCTTGATGAAAACGATATTGAGTTGCCTGACCTTCTTACGGATCTGCAGGATCGTACCCGGCTGACCCGCCGCACGATTCATCGTATTTTGATCGGAAGTGAGCGACTCGACGATTTTAAGCGTAACCCGCAACAGTTCATTGAGCTGGCAGCCGAAGCCATCAAGCGGTGCAAGCAACTCGCTGTTGTGGATGGCATCAAGTATCACCGCCTTGGTGACGAACATTTTTACGCCCAGGAGCTTTTTGAGCAACAGGAACTTACTGGTTACCTCAAGAACCTTATCCCGGTTCAGAAATCAGTCTATGAGCAGGTGGTCTATGACTCCGATCCCGAAGCAACTTTTGCTGATCAGTTGGAGAAGAATCTGGCCATCAAGGTCTATGCAAAGCTTCCGGGATGGTTCAGGATTCCAACACCACTCGATACCTACAATCCCGACTGGGCGGTACTCGTCGAAAAGGATGGCGAAGAGCGAATCTACTTTGTTGTCGAGACCAAGAGCAGCCTGTTTACCGATGACCTGCGTGACAAGGAGAGTGCAAAGATTGAGTGCGGCAAAGCTCACTTCAAGGCGCTCAGTATTTGCGAAACCCCCGCAAGGTATGTTGTGGCCCGCTCTTTGGATGACGTGCTGAACAGGGTTTAATGCATCCAGAGCTTGGAAGAAGCATTTCTTGTTCAGCTTATTTTTTTAGAAGACTTATCCGAAAAAAAACGAGATACTGTAAGAAGTTCGGGATTTTGAACAGCGAACGAGAGTTTTTCCATGAACACAGCTAAATTAAGACAACAATACCAATATGTCGCGTTCATCAGTTATAGCCACACTGATGCAAAGGTTGCAGAATGGCTTCATCGAAAGCTTGAGTCCTATAGGCTTCCCAATGCTGTACTCCGGAAATCTGATGGGTAACTTCCCAGGCATGTTCGCCCGATATTCAGGGATATAGCAGATTTATCATCAGGTTCATTGGTCAGGACATTGAGAGAAGAGATTGGCCAGTCGCAGTTTCTTATTGTCATATGCTCGCCTGACAGCGCGAAATCGGAATGGGTCGAAATGGAAGTGAGTCATTTTCTGACCCTTCGTGGCCATGAGTTTGTGATTCCGGTGATCATCAAGGGAACCCCTTACGCCAAGGACGCAGTAGACGAATGTCTGCCGCTATCCCTGTTGCGCACTGAAGTCGACCTCCTCGGTATTTCGTTTGCCGGACAATCGAAAGAACAAGTGCTCCTCAAAACGGTCTCTGCCTTGCTGGATATCAAGTACGACTCGCTTTATGATCGGCACCGCCGGCGACAGCGCCGACAAAGGATGGTTGCTGCAACTGTCGCAACCGTTATGTTTGTCATCGTGCTAACGGCTGCTCTATTCAGTATTATGCAATGGAATCGGGCGGAGCAGCGTCGCGCCGAGGCAGAGCAGCTCCTCAATTATTTGCTTTTGGACCTTCACCCTAAACTGCAGCAATTTGGACGTCTGGATATCCTGGAGAGCGTCGCGGAGCAATCACGCGAGTACATTGATTATATTTCCACGGATGTCAGGGATCCCATTGACGCTATTCAGGCGATTTCGTTACGCAGAAACATGGCTGAAGTGTATCAGAGTGTCGGCAAGCTCGAGAACGCTGAAACCTTACACCTGAAGAATATTTCTGTACTTAAGAAATTGGAACAGATTGATCCAAAGGTGGGGATTATCCATCTTCTCAAAGGAGAAGAGCATCAGGCTTTGGCCAGTATCCGAAAAACAGAGGGTCGATTTCAGGATGCATTGCATGAGACACCCATGAAAGAAAAACTCAAATAATAGAAGGCACGCGCTATCAGCAGGAACTGGAATTTCGTACAAGACAGCTAGACGAGGAGCAAAAAGAAAGGGAGCGGCATACGACATGGCTGGAGCAAGAAACAACAAAACTTAGGGAAGTTTCGGCTTTTTTTTCCAGCGAGATCGCCAATCAATTGACAAAAGATTCCAGTTGGGCTACTGCTGCATTGCTTAAGGCGAAACTTACTCCGCACGCTCAAACACTGTTTGCCACACGCAGTTTGCACTATCATGAAGAAAAGGAACACATTGCAGAACAATTTGCTCAACTGCTATTGCGACGCTGTAAAAGATTAATTGAGGATCGCGATGAGCCAGCTAGAGTGTTGCTTATAATGGACGCAGGAACGACGCTATATCCATTTTTTGAAAACATTGGACGCGAGTGTGTTCGCAGTTATAACAATAGAGAAAGTTGGGTTGATCACTTTTCCATTGTAACCAATAATTTAGCAGGAATTGACTCACTTATGGAGCACGCATGTATTTCACGTGAAAGCAGATATGCCCCACTCGCCGTCGAATGTCATTGTCTGCCGGGTCACCCAATGCCAATCTTTTCCGGCGTTGCAGGTATTAAGACGATTCATGCAATAAAATCACTGCGTACAGATTATGCTAACCACGAATTTGATAGGATTGACAATGTGAGTGCAACAACCACAGACGTACATAGAAGGCTTTTGATAATTATTTTGACAACGGGTAATTGGCTTCGCATCAGACGTCATGATCCTCCATGTCCGGTACCATTGGCACGCACATCAGAACATTTTCAGGTTAAGCAAGAGTTGATAAATATATGTGACGAAGCTTATATTATTGCCCCACTTGGAAAGGTTTTATTTAATTGTGCTCCCAATGAAATTAATAATGCGCTTGGTTATGATGATACACAGGCATCCCCAGATAAGGAGCCATATTCCGAAATCACCGTCACCGACGATCAGGCGAAACGCATTAAGCTAGTTACCACCTCACGAATTGAGCGCAGGCTGTTATTTCCTCTTAGCCAAAAGCTTAAGGCTGTATTGGAATATGTTGAAGCACACAACTATGATGATGTTATTAATAAGCCTATTGAAGTCATGCCTCACGTATTCATTCCTTTTGATCGGCTACCGAATAATAGATGGCTGGAGTTAGAGGAAGAATTTCCTCATAGAAATACCAGGGGGGAATCATTTTTGGAAAGGTTCTATGATATCCATATTTCAAATTGGTCGGCGCATCATGGTACCGAAGAGAATGTGTAGCTTTTTACAAGTTAGGGTTGTTTCAAGAAGTGGATCTCAGAATACATTAAGAGAGTTGCTTGGTGTGTAAAACGCTTTTATGTAATGAATTAAAGTCCATGTAATTTCTTTAAAAACTTTGGACTGTCTTATAGTTGTCAGTTCGACGTGAAGTCGCGTAGTAGAGTTGTCCAGTAAAACGGATCAGTTGTTCAGTCAGCGGAGCCCAACAATACATTCAGGATAAATAAATTGCGTTGTGTGAAGCCGTCGGAAAAATACCCGCAGGAAACTGTAGACAAATCCGTGAGGGAAGGTTGAATCTGCTCGTAACAGGTGGAGAAGTGCGAGGGCTAGCAGGTATTGCCAAGTGTCTTGCTGATACCAAGCCTCTCGGCAAGCGTTTTGAGTGCATACACCACACCAACGCGAAGCCCCTCATGTAGTTCAACATCAATTTAGGGACTACAATTTTTATATCTTTTCCTTATAAAAATAATTCTTATAAGGAGTTAACGAAAATAATCTTGGAACTTCCGTTGAAAACAGGGAGGGTGTGTAAGCATGGCAACTCCTGCGTTATTTTCATTGTCGTTCGAGCAACTTGTTGCTGCTATCGGGCAGGTTCATGCTGAACTGGCGGCACAAGCTTCCCGGGCGGTTAACACCAGCCTGACGCTTCGCAACTGGCTTATCGGTTGCTATATCTCCGAGTACGAGTTGCGGGGGGCCGATCGCGCCCGATATGGGGACAAAATTATTGAGCAGTTATCTGAACGGTTGATGCTGGCGGGTGTCAGCCGGTCAGAAGCACGGGAACTGAGGCGATACCGTAAATTTTATTTGACTTACCCTTCAATTCGGGAGTCGCTGTCTCCCGAATTGATAAGCAAGCTTTTGCCATTCGCGACCACGGTCAACTTTCGGGAGTCACTGTCTCCCGAATCGGGGGTTGCGCCCGATGAACTGTTGAGCAGGATTTCGTTCAGTCATTTTGCTGAACTGCTGCGATGTGAAGATGCGACCAAACGTAGCTTTTATGAGGTAGAGTCTATTCAGGGAAGCTGGACGGTGCGTGAGCTGAAACGGCAGATTCACAGTCTCTACTATGAACGCTCCGGCCTTTCCCGCGACAAGCAAAAGCTTTCGAGGCTTACTCACCAGCAGGCAGAGCGGCAAGGCCCTCTCCTTGATATCCGCGATCCCTATTTGTTTGAATTTCTCGGGCTGAAATCCAAAGAGGTCATGGGAGAGTCGCGGCTCGAAGATCTGCTTATCGACAAGTTTTAAGATTTCCTCCTTGAACTGGGGCAAGGCTTCTGCTCTGAAGCGCTTCAGAAACGCATCTTGATCGGCGATAAGTACTACTTTGTCGATCTGGTTTTTTATCATCGTATTCTGAAATGCCATGTGCTGGTTGAGCTGAAACTTGCCGAGTTCAGCCATGAAAACATTGGTCAGCTCAATACCTATGTGAGCTGGTACAGAAAGTGTATGATGCGTGAAGATGACAATCCACCCATAGGAATTCTTTTGTGTACTCATAAGAACCACTCTCTGGTTGAATTTGCTTTGGCAGGAATTGATAATCAGCTTTTTGTCTCCAAGTATCTGCTGGAGCTGCCAAAGAAAGAGGAGATGCAGCGTTTCATTGAGGAGCAACTGGCAGCGGGAGATGGTGGCAGTGCAGATCACCAGCAAACGCTAGGAATGGAATCCTCAGATGACAAGGGAGGTAACTGATGGTCTGAGGATGACAAAAACAGAGAGGTTCTGCCGATTTATTTGCTGAAGCGGGCGTGTTGGGTTGTAAGTCTGGCAAAAACCTCCTTGCAGGGCGTTTCACCTATCATAAAACGTTTTAGCCTACCCCTGCAAATGTATTCGATGATATGCTTGTGACGCTTCTAATACTTTAGGTGCTGCTCACTTCTCTTTTGAAAACCTGAAGGGGGTAACAGGTGAGGCGACCCTTGCAGTCGGAATGGCTTAATTGCTCAGGTAAGCGAGTGCCTATCCAGAATCCTTTTCATTCTCAAGTGCCTCATCAAACAGTTTTGACACTAGTTTTGCCAATTCATCCATGTTAACAATTTCCTATCGAAAACCACAGCACAATGTTTATGATCACACTCTACGAGCCTGATTGGGTAGCGTAATTGGTCCATTGTAACAGCTATTTTCACTTAATTGGGGTCGATTCAGGAAACGGATTTAAAGCTCGATAATGATTATTGGATGCTGGAATCCATCGGTAAAGCGTCTGAACAGAGCCCTTATAGCAACCCCTGACGCTGGGCCTCCAACCATACGAAAGGGGAACGTTTCCTTAAAAACTCGGCGGTGTATTCACCTTCACAATAATCTTGATAATGCCGAGCTCGTATCTCCCGACATCCAGCATCATCCAAATTCAGTCGTTCTATCGAAGCCTGAACGGTTCTCTGCTGATCAGGCGTTAATATTGGATTGGGATAAATTCGTCCAGTAATAGGTTCAAGACGGAACCAGCCATTTTCTATCTCGAAAGGATCAAGTACATCGTCGTATTCTCGTTTGCGACTATTCATGCGAGAACACGTAAGGCGGTAATTACTCCACTCGTAAGCCAAATCAGCCCGTTTTGATTTAGCAATGAAATGATCGACTGAACCACCTCCTGTGACCCGCTCGAAAAAAACAGCTAAATAAGCACAGCAACCGTTATAAGTTGTATGCAAATCATCAAGGCAGAAGCGCCAATAAGGCTCAACATCAGTTTTTGGCGGTAGCGGTTTATCAAGAGGAATGTTCTTTTCTATGAGCCGAGCAAGTCCCTTTTGCCGGACATTCGAATTGAACGAATCTGGCTCGGTTTGTGCATCAACATGAATCATAACGACCATCCTTTCTTTTCAGCCACAAACCGCCAGCGCATCCAGAATGGATCAGTATCAGAGAGAACTGCCCGCAAACGCTGCTCCAGTGAGAGAGCGTCGTCTTTACTGAACTGTTCGTTACTTAACGCCAAAGCGGCTTCTTCCAGAACTGTTTCAGCTTCAATCGAATAGCCGGATTTAAGGTTAAACGCCTCACTGGTGAGCCAACTGCGGACATCACCTTGCCGGACAAACTGTCTGTGTGTGAGTTCAACGTTGTTACCGACCAGATCAAGGTCAAACCAAGCATCTTGATTTTCGTCAAACAGGGGTTCCACAGAAGCCATGATCAAAGGGGAATGAGTTACGGCTATCAGTTGAACATCGGATATCATCAGTGTATGATGGGGATGCACGGGATCGGTATCGTCTATCAATAGGATGTCAGGGGACTTGGTCAATTGCTTTATCACCTTCATCAAGGAAGGAATAACCGTCCGCTGCCATTTGGGATGCAGGTGCGACTCGACTTCATCAATCAGAAAAACTGTATTCGTCTCAGGTTCCTCGCCCAATAACTCTTTGGCCTTTACATGCTCTTCCCAGCACCAGACAAGAAAATAGGCAAGCGAAATAATTCGACGCATACCTGATGAGGCATGGACGACTGCCACTTCTTGGTCATACGGCATTTTCAATGTAGGCATATCCCTTACATCGTCCAGGCTAATGCGTGTTAACGATCCCGTTACAATTTTTTCAGTCGAGGATGGTGACAAAACATCAAGTACAGAGATCAGAGACTCAAAGGCTCTTCCCTTTTCCTTTTGCCAGCCAGCCCAATCCCGAATTAAACCATTGCAAAGCCACGTGCCATCTTGATTTTGCAGTCCATCCCACACATCTTTCGGACTAAAAACGTAAGCGGCAGGTCGTTCCTTGTTTTCGTCAGGGTTTTTCGATTTCCAGTAGTTCCGTGCCGGGTCCCAAACAGCAAAGCTACCATCAGCCATCGCATAAAAGACCAGTCCGGGGTTTGCCGGACGACCTTTCTGGACTGTCCAGCTTTGTCCTCGCGGCTCAAATGTGCTGATAAAGCCCTTTGTTTTCGATACCGCCGAAAACGAAAAATCGATTTCGGCTTCATGCTTTTTATCTGTAGGCAAAGCTACTTTGCCAGAGGTAAGTTTGGGGTTCAATTCGGCTGGCCATTTTCGGGTCATAGCCCACCAGGCAATATCCAGCAAAAAGCTTTTACCCAAGCCGTTATCACCTGTAATTACATTCAGTCTTTTGCCGAACTCAAGTTCCATCTTTGGAGCCGGTCCGACATTGGTCATTTTAAGATGTTTAATCATAATGAGCTATTTTCATGCCCTTTCGAAACTTATTTCTGCCATATTTTTATGGTGGATAACGTGGTAGTCCTTCAAAGATATGATATTACCGCGTCTTTGCCTTACTTAGATATTGGGTTTATCGCGGATTAAGGATCAATATTTCACCCTGAACGTCGGACTTTCTTCCGGTCTGCTTTTTCTTCTGTCATAAAGCCGTGTTGTTGAAACATTGGCATGACCGAGCTTTTGAACCTTTCCAATATCAGCGCCGTTTTCCAGCGCATTCGTTGCCGCTGTTGACCTCAATGAGTGGACGCAGAACCCGTTAACGCTGGCGTTGATGCCGGTTTCTTTTCCGTATTTGCGGATAATACAGGCATAGACTGCATGAGGATCAAGCGGTTTGAGCAAGGTTCCTGTGATATTATTTTTTTACCGGTCGAAAAAGTGGGCCTTCTGGTCATCACGGCGCCCGGCAGCTTCGAGATA
The DNA window shown above is from Pelodictyon phaeoclathratiforme BU-1 and carries:
- a CDS encoding HNH endonuclease family protein, with translation MIHVDAQTEPDSFNSNVRQKGLARLIEKNIPLDKPLPPKTDVEPYWRFCLDDLHTTYNGCCAYLAVFFERVTGGGSVDHFIAKSKRADLAYEWSNYRLTCSRMNSRKREYDDVLDPFEIENGWFRLEPITGRIYPNPILTPDQQRTVQASIERLNLDDAGCREIRARHYQDYCEGEYTAEFLRKRSPFVWLEAQRQGLL
- a CDS encoding AAA family ATPase; translated protein: MIKHLKMTNVGPAPKMELEFGKRLNVITGDNGLGKSFLLDIAWWAMTRKWPAELNPKLTSGKVALPTDKKHEAEIDFSFSAVSKTKGFISTFEPRGQSWTVQKGRPANPGLVFYAMADGSFAVWDPARNYWKSKNPDENKERPAAYVFSPKDVWDGLQNQDGTWLCNGLIRDWAGWQKEKGRAFESLISVLDVLSPSSTEKIVTGSLTRISLDDVRDMPTLKMPYDQEVAVVHASSGMRRIISLAYFLVWCWEEHVKAKELLGEEPETNTVFLIDEVESHLHPKWQRTVIPSLMKVIKQLTKSPDILLIDDTDPVHPHHTLMISDVQLIAVTHSPLIMASVEPLFDENQDAWFDLDLVGNNVELTHRQFVRQGDVRSWLTSEAFNLKSGYSIEAETVLEEAALALSNEQFSKDDALSLEQRLRAVLSDTDPFWMRWRFVAEKKGWSL
- a CDS encoding toll/interleukin-1 receptor domain-containing protein — protein: MREEIGQSQFLIVICSPDSAKSEWVEMEVSHFLTLRGHEFVIPVIIKGTPYAKDAVDECLPLSLLRTEVDLLGISFAGQSKEQVLLKTVSALLDIKYDSLYDRHRRRQRRQRMVAATVATVMFVIVLTAALFSIMQWNRAEQRRAEAEQLLNYLLLDLHPKLQQFGRLDILESVAEQSREYIDYISTDVRDPIDAIQAISLRRNMAEVYQSVGKLENAETLHLKNISVLKKLEQIDPKVGIIHLLKGEEHQALASIRKTEGRFQDALHETPMKEKLK
- a CDS encoding DUF1016 N-terminal domain-containing protein; its protein translation is MATPALFSLSFEQLVAAIGQVHAELAAQASRAVNTSLTLRNWLIGCYISEYELRGADRARYGDKIIEQLSERLMLAGVSRSEARELRRYRKFYLTYPSIRESLSPELISKLLPFATTVNFRESLSPESGVAPDELLSRISFSHFAELLRCEDATKRSFYEVESIQGSWTVRELKRQIHSLYYERSGLSRDKQKLSRLTHQQAERQGPLLDIRDPYLFEFLGLKSKEVMGESRLEDLLIDKF
- a CDS encoding DeoR/GlpR family DNA-binding transcription regulator; the protein is MTKDSSWATAALLKAKLTPHAQTLFATRSLHYHEEKEHIAEQFAQLLLRRCKRLIEDRDEPARVLLIMDAGTTLYPFFENIGRECVRSYNNRESWVDHFSIVTNNLAGIDSLMEHACISRESRYAPLAVECHCLPGHPMPIFSGVAGIKTIHAIKSLRTDYANHEFDRIDNVSATTTDVHRRLLIIILTTGNWLRIRRHDPPCPVPLARTSEHFQVKQELINICDEAYIIAPLGKVLFNCAPNEINNALGYDDTQASPDKEPYSEITVTDDQAKRIKLVTTSRIERRLLFPLSQKLKAVLEYVEAHNYDDVINKPIEVMPHVFIPFDRLPNNRWLELEEEFPHRNTRGESFLERFYDIHISNWSAHHGTEENV
- a CDS encoding PDDEXK nuclease domain-containing protein, whose product is MIGDKYYFVDLVFYHRILKCHVLVELKLAEFSHENIGQLNTYVSWYRKCMMREDDNPPIGILLCTHKNHSLVEFALAGIDNQLFVSKYLLELPKKEEMQRFIEEQLAAGDGGSADHQQTLGMESSDDKGGN